The Sporosarcina sp. Te-1 DNA window GAACATAGTTCATCGAAACTCGATTCCTCCCTAATTCGTCAATTCTCCTTAAATCAATCGGAAGATGTTGCCCTCCTGTCTAAGTTACATCCTGCCAATGCAAGCGGTAATCAAAAACGACAAAAGGTCGGCAGAACGCCCCCCTTCGTCGTATACCTATTTTTTCATCGTGATGGTTTTCGCTTCCGTATAAAAATCAAAGCTGTGCCGTCCGCCTTCTCGGCCGATACCGCTTGCTTTGGCACCACCAAAAGGCGTCCGCAAGTCACGGACATACCAACAATTAACCCACAGCAACCCCGAGTGAATTTGTGATGTGACCCGTTGGCCGCGTCGCAGATCATTCGTCCAGACAACGCCAGCTAATCCATAAATCGAATCATTAGCAATTCTGATGGCATCCTCTTCTGTTTTGAAAGGAATGATCACAGGCACTGGGCCAAAAATTTCTTCTTGAGCGATTCGCATTTTATTATCCACATCATAGAGAACTGTAGGTTCATAAAAATTGCCGTCTGGGAGATGAGGAACCCTTTTTCCTCCATATGCGAGTTTCGCACCTTCAGCCAGCCCGATTTGAACGTATTCATCAACAGACTTCAAATGTCCTTTAGACACAAGTGCACCCATATCCGTCTCTTCGTCCATCGGATCACCGACTTTTATCTGTTTCACAGCTGCAACGAAGCGGTCGAGAAATTGATCATAAATACTTTCTTGAACGAGTATTCGTGAACCTGCCAGGCAGATTTCACCTTGGTTGCGGAAAATGGCTTCAATCGAACCGGCCACTGCTTCATCCAATTCGGCATCTTCAAATACGATATTCGCTGATTTTCCGCCCAGTTCCAGCGATACGGGAATCAAATTTTCTGCAGCATTGCGCATGACCGTCTTCCCGGTATTCGATTCACCGACAAAGGAAATCCGACGTACGGCGGGATGTGTACACATGACAGTCCCAACAGTACTTCCAGGCCCTGTCAGGATGTTAAGCACACCCGGAGGAAGACCTGCTTCGTTTGCAATTTCTCCAAGCATCACCGCGCTAAGTGGCGTATAGGAAGCAGGTTTAACAACAACCGTGTTCCCTGCCGCCAACGCAGCCGATGCTTTCCAGGTCATCTGCATGAATGGCAAATTCCATGGGATAATCAAACTCGTAACTCCCGCTGGCGCATACTGGACATAGGACATATAGTTGCTCATGTCATAATGTTCATGCACCATGTACTTCGCCATTTCAGCAAAGAAGCGAAAATTGGAGGCTGCTCTCGGAATATCGAATCCACGGCTTTCTTTAATCGGCTTACCGACATCCATCGATTCGACGTAGGCAAGCTCATCGACTTTCATCATGATCAAATCTGCCATCCGGCAAAGAATTTTGGAACGTTCCTCAACAGGCATCCTGCTCCAAACGCCGCTTTCAAACGTACGCTGAGCAGTTACAATTGCGATTCGCGTATCGGCTTCCCCGCCATTTGCAACCGTCGCCAACTTCTTATTCGTTGCCGGATTGATGGTATTAAACGTTTCACCGGACAGTGCTTCCAGATATTCTCCACCGATGAAAAGCTTTGCGTCCCGGATGACTCTTTGTTCAGCCGTTATCTCTTTGGTCACTGTCCTTCCTCCTACTCCTCAATTTCAACGATAACTTCAATTTCAATTGCCGTATTATTGGGCAACTGCGCCATTCCTACTGCTGACCGGCCATGTTTTCCTTTTTCCCCGAACACCTTGCCGATTAAATCGGAAGCACCGTTCATCACTTTTGGCTGATCCGTGAAATCTTCCGTGCTATTCACCATTCCAAGCACTTTGACGAACTGCTTCACACGACTCAGTTCGCCGACTTCGTGTTTAATGACGCTCAGAAGATTTAGCATCGATTGCTGAGCTGCCAAATAGCCTTCTTCCAATGAGAGTTCCCTGCCTAGCTTACCGTGGTACTCATCTACTCCTTGGCCGGCGGTGAACAACAAATTCCCTGTTCTCACACAACGCACATAATCACCTAGCATAGGGCGCAGGGGCGGTAGTTCCAGACCTAACTCCGCCAGTTTCTCTTCTGGTGTTTTCATTTTTTCATCTCATCCTTTACTTTTACATTCAGGAATGCCAGCGCATTCCCCCCCAATATTGCGTTCTTTTGTTCATCCGTTAGATTGGTTGTATCATCAACCACTTTACCTGGCGGGATTTCACGTAAAAGAAAGGGATAATCGGAACCCATTACAATTTTTTCATGACCAAAACGGTCAATTAGGAAATTCAGAGTAAGCGGGTCATAATTTAATGAATCAAAATAGAAATTCTTTGCATAATGGCTGGGTGGTTTACTCGTTTGCCGTAAATGCGGCCAGACATTCCAACCTTGGTCCAACCTCGGCAGGATATAGGGAAAAGAGCCGCCGCCATGCGCAAAACAAATTTTCAGATTCGGGAATTTCTCCATTACGCCCCCGTTGACGAGACTGGCAGCCGCGAGTGCCGTTTCGCTAGGCATCCCTACTGTGTACATCAAGTTATGCCGCGGCATCCGTTCTCTGCCAAGTGTTTCCCATGGATGAATGAACAAAGGAACTTCCCATTTCTCAGCCATTTCGAAAAATAGGGTGAAGGAGGGATCATCCAAGTTCACACCATTGATATTTGTACCGATTTCAATCCCTTTCAAACCAAGCTCTTTTATACACCGTTCCATTTCCCGGATAGAAATTTCAACGTTTTGCAACGGGACGGTGCCTAGTCCGATGAAACGGTCAGGATATTGTTTCACAGTATTTGCAATGAAATCATTTTGGATGATTGCCATCTGTTCCGCGGCTTCCGGTTCAGCCCAATAGGAGAAAGTCACGGGAATGGGAGATAGAACTTGAATATCTACACCTTCCGCATCCATGTCTTGTATTCTTTTTTCTGGGCTCCAGACTTGGTCTGTCACTTCACGGAACACTTTTCCTTCCACCATGATGTTCGCACCGCATGAACATGTCTTTTCCAACGTCGGCCAGCGTCCGCCGCCGAACTTCTCAACGAAATCCGGAATGTCTTCAGGAATGATATGCGTATGGAAATCTACCCTCATTTCCAAAGACCCACTTCTTCAGACATGACATAACCACACTTCTTGCATGTCCGGAGTTCTCCACTTCCGTTGAACTCTTCAATAGCCCCTTTAACTTGCGTCTCGATATCTGTCAATTGCACGCGCTTGCGATGCATTTCCTCATCACACCCCTCACAGAACCAAACAAAATCTTCCAGTTCACCCATATCTCGTTTACGTTCAATGACCAAGCCGAATGTATCGGCAATACGGTGTGGAGAATGTGGAATATTTGCGGGCAGCATGAAAACTTCACCTTCTTTGACTGTCACAACTTCGCGTTTACCGTTGTTAATGACTTCAACGAAGCAATCCCCTTTGATCTGGTAAAAGAACTCATCTGAAGGGTCAACATGGAAATCTCGGCGGCGATTAGGACCACCCAAAATCATGCAAATGAATTCCGAGTCTTCCCAGAGGACCTTGTTATTGACCGGCGGCTTAAGCTCATCCTTATGTTCTTCAATCCATTTCATCAAGTTGAATGCTTGCAATTTCATCATTGTCGATTTGGTCATCATTGAAATCCTCCACCTTTTTAGTTTTACTTACTAGAAAGCGTTTACATTTTTCAAGAGAAAGGACCCTGCTAACCAGTACGAACATCTGAAGAGTCATTCTTCACAAACAAGTACTGGTTGTGCTCTTACTATAAAGCAATACATTTTGACTTCTCCGCTACTTTTTTCACATTATGAAATACCATGAAATAATTCTTAAAATTAATTACAAACGATTAAAGATCAGTCACCTGGATAAAAACATACGTTGCATTTCAGGCACTCCTTTCCGCATCCCGTCTTGTTTTCCAGCTTACTGCGGGCAGCTTGGAGTTGCTTTTCATGTTCCAGAGGAACTGCTAATCTCTTTAGTTTTGTTTCTCTCCCTTGAAAAATGGCCCCAACACTCTTTTCCGGTCGACGGTTTTCATGGGTATTCAGGTTCGCGGTTTCGATAGTACTTTCACCTCTTTTCGTCTTGAGTTATTCACTTAATATAGCAAGTCGGACCTTATCGTTAGTAACGGAACTTTCACATTACGAAATGACACTAAATAAAACATTAAAAAATACAGCTATGGAGTTTGTTTCGACTCCACAGCTGTGTGCTTTGTGCTTTATTCAAACTTCGATATATCCTAATTCTTTCGAGATCAACTGTGCCGTGTTCTTCACGCTCTGGATCATCATCTTCCGGTCACTGGCCAACATATAGGAAATCGGTGCAACTAAATTGACAGCTGCAATGATCTCCTCCGAATAGGAAAAGATCGGTGCCGCAATCCCATACATACCATCCGAATTTTCATTATTGCTGATCGAGTAGCCTTTGATACGTATCTCTTCAAGTTCCTGTTTTAACCGGCTTATATCGGTGATAGTATTCGGGGCCTCGCCCAACAGGCCACGCTCAAGAGTTTCTTTAAGATAAACTGCATTATGAGAAAGTAATACTTTCCCCGAACTGGTCGCGTATGCCGGCTTTCTGGAACCGATATATGTTTGAATGGGCGTGGACTCCTGGGAAGACACCTTTAGTACAAATACGACAGTCCCTTTATCAAACATAGCAATATGGACCGTTCCCCTGAATCTATGAATTAATTCCTTGACCAGGGGCATGGCTTTGTCATAAACATCTTGTTGGAACATGACATGGTTATTCCATTCAAGCAACCTCCACCCCAGGCGATATTTTTTCCTGTCATCCTTCATGAGCACACCCTCGGCACAGAGGGTGCTGACGAGATGATGCGCCGTACTGATATTCATATCCAGCCTTTCAGCTATCTCTCCAATGCCGAGCGCAGGGTCTTCATTGGAAAAACAGCTAATGATCTGACAAGCTTTCCTTACAGAACCTATCACCAAAATCCCCCCAATGTTCAATTCATCGGCTCCCCTGTGCAAAAAAAGCATCGTCGGCTGGCTGCGCCAACTCGACAATGCCTTGTACCGCTTTTACCCCTTCACTTCTTCCAGGGGTTCATCTGAAGCTACCACTATAGTATCTTCTGGACCGTTCATTCCAGGCTCATCTGGAGTTACCCCTTTTGAACCCTGTTTCTTTTTCCAGATGAGGTAGCAAACCGTGATGAAAATCAGCCACGGGAAACCTAGAGTTAAGGTGGCGCGGAAATCAGGCGAGAACCATGTTGACAATACAACCGAAGCGAGTAAAACAGCCCCTGTAATTGTCAAGTAAGGATAACCAATCATTTTAACCGGAAGCTTTCGACCATTGTTCGCATTCCACTTTTTCCGGAAAAACAGATGTGTGATAAAGATCATGAACCAAGCAAACATTGCACCGAAACTCGACAGTGAAATCATTGTTACGAATGCAGTCTCAGGTTTAACGACTGTAAAAATTGTTGCAAATACAATACCGATCACAGATGCATATAGGGCAATGGAAGGAACCTTCCTTTTGTTTAACTTTCCGAGAACTTTTGGTGCATAGCCACCACGAGAAAGTGAAAACATCATTCGAGTGGAAATATAAAGCTGACTATTCATGGCGGAAAGTGCCGCAATTAGAACGACAAAGTTCATGATGCCCGCCGCACCAGGAATATTGACAATCTCCATTACTTTAACAAATGGACTTTTATCGGCTCCAGCCGAAGACCAAGGAACAATCATTAACATTAGTGACAATGTAAGGAGGTAGAAAAGAACAAGACGTAAAACCGCTGATTTCAGAGCTATGGGAACAGCTTTTTCAGGATCTTTCGCTTCGCCGGCACTGACTGCTATCATTTCAATACTCAGGTAACTGAAGAGAGAGATGAACACAGCAATCCACATACCCCAAAGTCCATTAGGAAAAAATCCGCCGTCGTTTGTGTAATTTTGTGGGCCGATTGCTGATGTACTATCTGCGCCTACAACTACATACACAGCCAAAATGATAAATCCTGTGATGGCAATGACTTTGATAAGGGAGAACCAGTATTCTACGACGCCGAACATTTTAACAGTCGTAGCATTCACGTACATAAGAATTGCAGCAAACAGTAAGATCCATACAATAGCCGGAACTGTAGGGAACCAATATTTCATGTAAACGGCAACAGCTGTAACTTCTGTCCCGATGGCACACACGAGACTGAACCAATATGAATAACGGACGGAGAAACCTGCCCAAGGATTAATATACCGTTCTGCATACGCACCGAATGATCCTGTAACCGGATGCGCCACAGTCATTTCGGCCAGGCACCCCATCAACAGTAGCGCAATCAATGCCCCGATCGCATAACTGACAATGACACTTGGCCCCGCACTCCCGATCGCCAAACCACTGCCTAGAAATAGACCCGTACCAATTGCTCCCCCAATTGCAATCATAGTGAGTTGCCCAGTCTTGAGACTGCGATTTAACCCTTTCTCCCTCTCGATAATGTCCTGAAAATCGTTTGCTTTTTTCATAACGTCCTTCTCCCCCAATTAGCTTTAATTTATGCCACTACATTCCGTTCTTTGCTATGTGCTTCATACTCTTTCTCTACTACTATCCTCTTTAGAATCTGAACAGTATCCCAGATTTCCTCATAGGACGTGTAAAAAGCAATTGGTGCTAGACGTATAATGTTTGGCGGTCTGAAGTCCGGGATGATTCTGTTCTCCACGAGCGATTTACAAATTCGGACTGCCTCATCATGCTCCAAACAAATATGGCCGCCTCGGCGTTCATCTTCTTTCGGATTCCCAATAGAAAAGCCTAAGCCTGTCAATTCCTGTTCAATCAAATCAGCCATAAACTGTGTGAGATGAAGTGATTTACGGCGTACATTCTCGATGCCCGCTTCTGCAAACATCTCCAAAGAACCGATAATCGGTGCCAAACTAAGAACATGCGGCGTGCCGATTTGGAAAGCGCCTGCGGATTCCTCTACAGACAGTGTGTGTTCCATATCAAATTGCTTATCTTTTTTTGAGCTGTACCATCCTATCAAACCGGGCAAAGTACCAAAGTGTTTTTTATTTACATATAAGCCTGCAACAGATCCAGGTCCACCGTTCAAATATTTGTAATTACACCACACGCCAAAATCTACTTCCCAATCAGTGAAATAATGGGGTACGGCCCCAATGGAATGGCATGCGTCAAACCCAATGCAAATACCTCGCGCATGCGCCTCAGCAGTCAAGCGCTCTATATCAAGCAATTGCCCGCTTCTATAAAGGACAGTCGGCAAGAAGATCAATGCCACTTCCTCCGTCATTGCTTTGATAATGTCATCCTCTTCAATCATTCGTCCATCCTTGCTCTTTACTTGGATAAGCTGTTCTTCTGGGTCATAGCCTTTCAACCTGATTTGACTTTGGAGTGCATAAATATCAGATGGGAATGTTAGTTCATCCGCCAATATCTTCGTCCTTTTTTTTTCGGGTTTATAGAAAGTGGAAATCACCTGATGAATATTCGTTGTCGTGGAACCGCTTACAATTACTTCTTCACTACTTGCACCCACAAGCGGTGCACACATCGCACCTAACTTTTCCGACAAGAAGAACCAAGGATATTTCCCTTTCGTCCACCCTTCGATCCCCAACTCCCTCCAAGAATCCATGAGTTCTGCGACATTCGTCTCGGCACGCTTTGACATTAATCCAAGTGAGTTTCCATCTAGATAAATAACTCCCGGCTGTAAATAAAATTCCTCCCGGTATTGACGAAAGTCATTCTCCCGATCTTCTTGCAATGCATGATTTTTTGTAATTACTCCGCTCTCTTGATACATAGAAACCATCCCCTTACTTTTAAACTTTTCTGAATTCACAAACAGCATAATATTAATATGACATCGTGTCAATATTATTTTAAAAAAATCAAACGTGAAGTGTGCAGATAGTTTTTCACGTCTTTCCTCCAACCTATGAACCTTCCCTATGTTTCTTTGTTTATTACGAATAGTGCGGTAAAATGAGAAAAAGACTACTATACAGAAAGTATTACTTATGATTGGTATGCACACTTTGCGAATACCATTCCTAAAATAAGTCGGGAGGATAAAACACATGGCACACAACGATAAAAATATAGACGGCCGAAACATGCGCTCCATTTTGACACGCCAGAAATTACTGGATGCCTCTCTTGAATTATTTTATGAGATCGGCTTCGAAAAGACGACAATCACCCAGATTATCAAGAGAGCCAAAACAGGATATGGAACGGCTTATGTACATTTCAAGGGAAAAGATGATATTTTGATTATGTTAATGGAAACAGTCATGCGGGAGTTTTTAGAGATGGCCGATACACCATTTCATCCTTCTTCCAAAGAAGAGGCAAAACATCTTGTATTAAACCAAGTCACAGCCTTTCTAAAAATGGCCGAATCAAATAAAAAAATCATGAAAGTTTTTTCTGAAGCGATTGGTCTCTCGCCTATCGTCAATGAAAAGTGGGATGAGATCCGGGAGACCAATATCTACTACATCACAAGAGATATCACGTTTT harbors:
- a CDS encoding RidA family protein, with amino-acid sequence MKTPEEKLAELGLELPPLRPMLGDYVRCVRTGNLLFTAGQGVDEYHGKLGRELSLEEGYLAAQQSMLNLLSVIKHEVGELSRVKQFVKVLGMVNSTEDFTDQPKVMNGASDLIGKVFGEKGKHGRSAVGMAQLPNNTAIEIEVIVEIEE
- a CDS encoding 3-hydroxyanthranilate 3,4-dioxygenase, encoding MTKSTMMKLQAFNLMKWIEEHKDELKPPVNNKVLWEDSEFICMILGGPNRRRDFHVDPSDEFFYQIKGDCFVEVINNGKREVVTVKEGEVFMLPANIPHSPHRIADTFGLVIERKRDMGELEDFVWFCEGCDEEMHRKRVQLTDIETQVKGAIEEFNGSGELRTCKKCGYVMSEEVGLWK
- a CDS encoding TetR/AcrR family transcriptional regulator, with translation MAHNDKNIDGRNMRSILTRQKLLDASLELFYEIGFEKTTITQIIKRAKTGYGTAYVHFKGKDDILIMLMETVMREFLEMADTPFHPSSKEEAKHLVLNQVTAFLKMAESNKKIMKVFSEAIGLSPIVNEKWDEIRETNIYYITRDITFSQKNGLARNDLKAELVARFWFFANENYQWEIVHGKNKESLEEISNTLTTMYIDGLYSTN
- a CDS encoding IclR family transcriptional regulator, which produces MIGSVRKACQIISCFSNEDPALGIGEIAERLDMNISTAHHLVSTLCAEGVLMKDDRKKYRLGWRLLEWNNHVMFQQDVYDKAMPLVKELIHRFRGTVHIAMFDKGTVVFVLKVSSQESTPIQTYIGSRKPAYATSSGKVLLSHNAVYLKETLERGLLGEAPNTITDISRLKQELEEIRIKGYSISNNENSDGMYGIAAPIFSYSEEIIAAVNLVAPISYMLASDRKMMIQSVKNTAQLISKELGYIEV
- a CDS encoding amino acid permease, encoding MKKANDFQDIIEREKGLNRSLKTGQLTMIAIGGAIGTGLFLGSGLAIGSAGPSVIVSYAIGALIALLLMGCLAEMTVAHPVTGSFGAYAERYINPWAGFSVRYSYWFSLVCAIGTEVTAVAVYMKYWFPTVPAIVWILLFAAILMYVNATTVKMFGVVEYWFSLIKVIAITGFIILAVYVVVGADSTSAIGPQNYTNDGGFFPNGLWGMWIAVFISLFSYLSIEMIAVSAGEAKDPEKAVPIALKSAVLRLVLFYLLTLSLMLMIVPWSSAGADKSPFVKVMEIVNIPGAAGIMNFVVLIAALSAMNSQLYISTRMMFSLSRGGYAPKVLGKLNKRKVPSIALYASVIGIVFATIFTVVKPETAFVTMISLSSFGAMFAWFMIFITHLFFRKKWNANNGRKLPVKMIGYPYLTITGAVLLASVVLSTWFSPDFRATLTLGFPWLIFITVCYLIWKKKQGSKGVTPDEPGMNGPEDTIVVASDEPLEEVKG
- a CDS encoding aldehyde dehydrogenase — encoded protein: MTKEITAEQRVIRDAKLFIGGEYLEALSGETFNTINPATNKKLATVANGGEADTRIAIVTAQRTFESGVWSRMPVEERSKILCRMADLIMMKVDELAYVESMDVGKPIKESRGFDIPRAASNFRFFAEMAKYMVHEHYDMSNYMSYVQYAPAGVTSLIIPWNLPFMQMTWKASAALAAGNTVVVKPASYTPLSAVMLGEIANEAGLPPGVLNILTGPGSTVGTVMCTHPAVRRISFVGESNTGKTVMRNAAENLIPVSLELGGKSANIVFEDAELDEAVAGSIEAIFRNQGEICLAGSRILVQESIYDQFLDRFVAAVKQIKVGDPMDEETDMGALVSKGHLKSVDEYVQIGLAEGAKLAYGGKRVPHLPDGNFYEPTVLYDVDNKMRIAQEEIFGPVPVIIPFKTEEDAIRIANDSIYGLAGVVWTNDLRRGQRVTSQIHSGLLWVNCWYVRDLRTPFGGAKASGIGREGGRHSFDFYTEAKTITMKK
- the kynU gene encoding kynureninase — translated: MYQESGVITKNHALQEDRENDFRQYREEFYLQPGVIYLDGNSLGLMSKRAETNVAELMDSWRELGIEGWTKGKYPWFFLSEKLGAMCAPLVGASSEEVIVSGSTTTNIHQVISTFYKPEKKRTKILADELTFPSDIYALQSQIRLKGYDPEEQLIQVKSKDGRMIEEDDIIKAMTEEVALIFLPTVLYRSGQLLDIERLTAEAHARGICIGFDACHSIGAVPHYFTDWEVDFGVWCNYKYLNGGPGSVAGLYVNKKHFGTLPGLIGWYSSKKDKQFDMEHTLSVEESAGAFQIGTPHVLSLAPIIGSLEMFAEAGIENVRRKSLHLTQFMADLIEQELTGLGFSIGNPKEDERRGGHICLEHDEAVRICKSLVENRIIPDFRPPNIIRLAPIAFYTSYEEIWDTVQILKRIVVEKEYEAHSKERNVVA
- a CDS encoding amidohydrolase family protein gives rise to the protein MRVDFHTHIIPEDIPDFVEKFGGGRWPTLEKTCSCGANIMVEGKVFREVTDQVWSPEKRIQDMDAEGVDIQVLSPIPVTFSYWAEPEAAEQMAIIQNDFIANTVKQYPDRFIGLGTVPLQNVEISIREMERCIKELGLKGIEIGTNINGVNLDDPSFTLFFEMAEKWEVPLFIHPWETLGRERMPRHNLMYTVGMPSETALAAASLVNGGVMEKFPNLKICFAHGGGSFPYILPRLDQGWNVWPHLRQTSKPPSHYAKNFYFDSLNYDPLTLNFLIDRFGHEKIVMGSDYPFLLREIPPGKVVDDTTNLTDEQKNAILGGNALAFLNVKVKDEMKK